Genomic segment of Eremothecium sinecaudum strain ATCC 58844 chromosome VIII, complete sequence:
tttttataATCTTCCATCTCACGATCATATGTCTTCAGCAAAACCTTATCAGTTGCATCAACTAAAATAGCCAGAGATAGTGAATTCATGCATCCAATCACAAATCTACTTAGGATTTGAATTGATAAATTAGATCCTAATATATCTCCCAGTATGTCAAACTTACCAATCCACATTGCTACCCAACTAAAAGAGGAGACAATTAGCGCTCCAATGAAAGTACGTGGTACAGCTCCTGGGAATTTAATATGGTCATAGTTAGAAATGTCATATATGCCATACTTTAATATATCATGAACAGCTTGTATCGTAAACGATTCTTCAACTTTTGTGAAAGGTGTCAGCAGCAAGTGTGCTGCAATAATTCCAGTAAGCACATAAAAAACCCTCTTGTCTAACATAGAGGCCTAATAGATAGCAAATAGCAAAGCCAGCTTAAGATCAGCTTTACGGCCTTTTAGAGCTGTTGGGACatttcttcaaaatattcGCTGCTATTAAATAGTAAAAAATACAATGAAATATTTAGTTGAGTAATAAGCTCCGATAAGATAAAACCGAACTGATTACTGTAATATCATATTTGCCGTAAAACAATCTAATGGCGTTAAAGAACTTTAACTacaatgaagaagatgatggCGTACTTCCTCCACTTGTTACAGGTGAAGAAGACAACTTGGCTAAAATATTATCTAATTTAAAGACCGATGGCGGGGTAAATATTGTTAGCGAAGAGAAGATCAAACTGGCTAATAAGCAGGTCGATGGCGACGATAATATTGATAGAAGGATCCCAGTGACAATAATTACAGGCTACTTAGGGTCAGGGAAGTCCACTCTACTCGAGAATATTGTTTTAAAAGGTTCGGATATGAGAATTGCTGTAATATTAAACGAGTTCGGTGATTCTTCATTAATTGAAAAGTCTATGACGATCAGGAATCGCGGTGAGTCTTATGAAGAATGGCTTGATTTGGGTAACGGTTGTTTATGTTGCAGTTTAAAAGATGTTGGTGTTAAGGCCATTGAGGCTATGGTAAAAAGAGCGCCTAACAGTATTGATTATATTTTACTGGAAACCAGTGGAATTGCAGACCCAGTTCCTATTGCAAAGATGTTTTGGCAAGATGAAGGTCTGAATAGcaatatatatattgaTGGGATAGTTACCGTGATAGATAGTGAGAATATTCTTTCATGTATTGATGACATTGCTCCTGACGCACACTGGCATGGGGAAAATGTGTTACTTGAAGATAATATTACCATAGCACACTTGCAAATAGCCATGGCTGATGTTCTTATACTGAACAAAATTGATAGAGTTAAGGGACCAGAGGATGCTGCTATAAAGGCTATCGAGGAACGAATTAATGGAATTAATGCGGCTGCTCCAATTCATCGCGCGGAGTTTGGAAATCTTGAGTTGGAAAAGATTCTAAACCTGCACGCATTTGGAGCATCAAGTGTAGTAGAATCCCATCCGACCTTCCACGACCCTCGCATCCACACCATTACACTGACATGCAGGCGTCTTCGAGACATGAATGAACAGTTGAAAGTAGAAGATTTCCTCCAATCATTGCTATGGAAGGACCATGGCAGAGACACTCaattcaaaatcaaaaGGGATTTTGAGGTCCATCGTACAAAGGCCTTACTTATCGTGGGAGAGGAGTATAAGGTCTTACAAGGAGTGCGCGATACGTATGATATTTTTCCTGGTACGGAGGTACCTGGTGTATCATGTTGCAGATTTGTTCTGATTGGCAAGTACTTAGACCAGGAATACTTTCAGGATCTATTAAATACCTCAATTATATAAAAGTAGATAGCAAGGTCAAGCATTGTAAAACGTAAGTTAATTTTACATGGAGCCAGTCCATTTATCAGGTCTTTAGGTTCTAACAGAAACAACTTTGCTACTGTATTTTGGAAACAACTGTCTCCATTTCTTGAGACCAATGAATAGCCCGCAACCAAGTAATGCCATTAAGAGATAGTTTCTTTGGCTACTATTGCCCACGCCTGTATTTCTAAGAGAGGATGATTCACCCTTCATAATAATACCTTTTTTGATGTCCCCGTTTCTGTAATCTTGCAAGCGCTGCAAATACTGCTGATGAAGACCATCCCTGTCACCTAAAGCCATTGGCTCGGTGTAACTGTACAAGATCTTCACTTCTGACTTGGGACGCATTTTATCGTCTACTGGAACATACTGGATTTTGTTTATCAATACATCCAAACCTGAAACGACCTGTCCAAATACCACATTTTTATTATCCAACTGTGGAGCAGAACTAGCAGTCAAGATAAAGAACTCAGAGCCATTAGAATCTGGACCATTGTTAGCCATAGAAACACGGCCAGGTCTGTCATGCTTTAAATCGAAATTTTCGTCCGCAAACCTGCTGCCGTGAATGGAAAAAGGCCCTATGTTAGGAAGAACCTTTCCACCTTGAATATACAAGTCTTTAGCGATATAATGAATGAAGGTATCCCTATATGAAACAGTGATAACATCGTTCGGGTCCCTGCCCTGGACTTGCGCTTTTACTCCCATAGCTAAACGGGAGAAGTTTTCAATCGTAAGTGGCACTACGGTACCATATAAATCAATAACAATTTCATGGTCCTTAACAACATCATTCTCAGTATATTGCAACACCATTATTACTTTATGAGTTACTGGTGGGTTCGGTTCATAATGCTCAGCATAACCTCCAAGGACTTCACCAAAACACCGCTGACTGAGCAAAAACATGGAAAGTAACCACAACAAATACATTATAGGTTGGATTTTATACTAAGCGCCCTTCAGATATTATTTACTACCGTTATATTAGGTTTAGCAATCCTCTATGGTACGATAAAGAGTGCAAATCAGAGTACTTTTATTTATTTCTTTTAGTATTAACTCTAAAACTTTTTATATCCCCCCTTCACTTTTCTTAAGACAACGCGAACCGACTTACCATGTGACGCTGAACTACGTGAATCGGATAAATTGCTTGCCTTGCATGATAATTTTTAATGATAAATTGAATGCTCTATTCAGCTATGCATCGCATTGAGCTCCTATATGAGTAACTTTCATTTATTATGTGTTCTTTCATGTGTAAAAATTCTTTGCTCATAATACCCTAGGCATATGTGAAGTTGGACCAGCCATGGTGAGGATATTGCAGTGAGTTTGGAGAACTAAAACTGCAGTAATGTCACTTCATATTTTACTAAGCACAGGCTCATATGAGGTGCAAATACCTATCCAATTCCTTCCGACACATCGTTTAGTTGGAGAAGCTCCCGTATATCCTGTAGTAGTCACTTCAGGTGACGGAGAAAGCTTCGGGCTTGCAGTTTCTTCGTCCCTCACAAAATCCCAGTTATAACAATCTTCGCACTTCCCAGGGTCGACACAAGAAGGTACAGTGTCGTACTCAAGTATGACGTTATCGATGACAGTGTGAATGCGATGATTCATTATGCTGACATGCCATCCTTTATCCGCCACAACGTCATAGACGCATACCTTGCCTGTATGACATCCTGTTTCCATTGCATAGCCTCCAATTGAGCAGGCAGAACTTGCGCCGTTACAAGTGCCCATAAATATAGGGTCAGCGGTATGGCCAAAATGCCAGATTGCTTCCTTGTAGGAAGGAATTCCTGGTCTTTGAGGTAAATGAAGCCTTTTAGTTGCCAGCTGCTCGCCTGGTGATTGAAATGTTACAGCGGGGAGGCCGAAAGTTCTACCGAGCAAACTTCCTAGAGCGCCACCGAGAGAATGGCCCGTTAACCATATAGTGGCATTCGGGTATGACATAACAATGTCTTTATACATTTCCATAACGGCATAATAGTAATAATCTCGTCTGCGGAGTTCGTTTTCGAGGCACTTTTCGTTACAAGTGTACGCCTTCATGTAACAATCGCAAACCGTAGTCCATAGATACGTCACACGGGCACAACAGCATGAAAACAAAAGATTGTCGTTTAGTTTATCATTCACACTAGTTTCGTCGTTACCAGAACCAGGTAGAATCTGACTACTGGTACCTTTGATTGCAAACACAACAACGGATTCGTTCTGATTTACAAAAACGTGACCTCTAATTCCATCTTCTTCCCAACCATATTCAGGAGCTCCCTTTTCATCCGTAATATTCCAACCAGTGAGGTTCCTCCAGTTTCCAGTTTGCGGTAGTTTTACGTATGCGTTTGAGGACATTAAGGCCAAAGACATCACTGTAGTCCTGTCGGTTACATCTGGTGCCAAAACATCCTCATCTTCCCATTCAAACTCAACTTTTGCAGCCATCTCTGGGTTCGTCAGCGAGTAGTCCAAAAAGGACGATATAAAGTTCGGATCCCTATTACTTGTTCGCGTTACTGGCGCAGTCgtagttttaagtttaaAACTGTAATTAAACGGATTAGTGTCCTGAAAGTCGGCATAAGAGGACCATAGGTCATTCTCTGGCTCCTCTGCAGATGCAGCATTTAATTGATAGTGATCCGATGCTAGTTTCCGGATGTCATCGTTAATATCTAGCACCATATGAACGTTAGAGTGCTTACCAGCTCCATGATGATAAATATTTGCCAGTCTAAATTCATTGCTGTAACTAAAACTTGGATGTATCTTTCCTATTTGACCAGATATATATGCATTATAGGCATTCTTAGTAATATAACCACCTATCAGAAGTACGACCAATAATACACCGTTCCAAAAAGTAGCTTTTAGTCTCGTTTTACGGTTAGCATTTATGTTTCGCTTCATTTAGACTCTACCCTAGCGAATTAAAGCTTTCCTGAACTTATAGATTCAGTCGCAAATCTAAACGATTCGGTTTGCTTCCTTTATGTACTGCGTGCTTCGCCCACGCACTAAAGCGATCTTTACTTAACCACCCAGAATGTCATCTAATACGTCATACTCGAAGGTAACAAATAATAGTTAAGGGTAATTAATACGAAAGCACGCGAATTGAGGCGCGGGATGGTCTCTGAGCTGGTTCCTAGATTGTATAAGCCTTAAATCGGTTATAATCAGAGGCTTATTACGATCCTCAGTCGCTGTTTCGCGTAATGTATACTCATATGAAGCTTGCAAGACTCCATGGATCAATGTCAATGCCCTACTGACAGCTGTAGATAGATCACCGGGAAATTCTGTGACCGCGTCCAATAATAGCGCAGTTATCAGGTCTCCACACCCACTGAAAGAAGCCCTTATTAGAGGAACTGCAAAATAATGAGAGGATTGAAAGTCTGTACATAGGACAAGCAACTGGTCTGCAGTTTCCTCAAGTCGTAAGCTGGTGACGACTAGCCGTTTTACACGTGGATAACGTTCATTAAAAACATCAATTGCTTTTTTGAGATGCTCCTTAGTCGTTACTAATACGTCAGTTAACAAAAACAGTTCAAATTGGTTGGGGGTGACAAGCGCAACAGTTGTGTCCGTAAGTAATTGCTTATAAAACCCTATAGTTTTATGCGGGACGTATAGCTTTCCATTATCGCCAAGAACAGGATCCACAACCAGGATTATGTCTCTATAAACCGTACATATGCGTCGTATAATTTCCAATATACGTGCATGACCTTCTGCGTCGGGCAGATACCCAAGCAATACAGCGGTGTAATCCAGATCTAGAGGCAATAGACCATTCAAAATTATATCGCTGATATCATCTGCTTTGGTTTTGGATCCTGTATAACTTCCATGGCCAGGATGATTACTGTATTCTACCGTATTCAAGGCATCAACGTCCCAGCCCCTATATTGTAAGGGAAAAGTAGCTGCCTTATTCCCAACATACCCGTAAACTACGTGTGATTGAATAGATAGTACCTTTTTACCCATCAGTAGGTTCCTAGAGCTAAACTCTTACAGCAATTCCAGCTAGCTTTGAGCATTTCTTATATGTATTTCTATAAAGTATGGTGATATTTTTTAGCCTTCAGTAAATTATCATCTTCCCTTTACAAAAATTATACGGTAAACAACAACACCTAGCGCAAAGTTAAAAGTAAGCAAGTACTCTAAGCAATCTATCCGTTTATTAGGTGATTTTATCGGCTATCATTTTACTATAGAACTGTTTGGTACGAGCTCAATAGGTATTATAATGAAGTTAGCGTCCACCTTGTTTAATATAGGCTATCCTGTCTATGGAGCAAGGTTCTTAAATAATAACACATTATTAGTTGCCGGAGGCGGAGGAGAAGGTAATAATGGTATTCCTAATAAACTAACGGCACTGCAGATTAATTTCAAGAGAAAGAAAATAGTTAAGCGGTTTAGGGAGTTAACTTTACATGAAAATGACGACTCTCCAACTACGTTAGATGTTGCTCAGGATGTTATTCTGATGGGATGTAATGAGAATTCAGCTAAGATCAAGTCTGGGGAACCTAATCATCATTTGAGAAAGTTTGTATATGAGAACGAACACCTAAAATTTGTCGGAGCGATTGATTTAAATAGATCAGATAATCCTGAGGATTACACGAAGTTGTTATACATGTCTCAAGATGGTTCTGTTGCTGCTATTGCATCATCCGTGGTGCCAACTATCATTCGCATTGTAAATCCTACGAACTTGAGGGAGACATATGAGGTTGAAACTGGTAACGATGTGAAGGACTTGCATTTTTCGTCAGACGGAAAGGTGTTGGCGTATATCACTTCATCGACTTTGGAGGTTATTTCTATTGTCACAGGGAACTTCATAGTAAGAAAGACGGATTTTGACAGTAATTTGAGTCTATCCAAGATTCGTTTTGTTCGGGATAACACGATTTTGATTGCTGCATCGCTAAAGAATGGGAATGGTGTTGTTCTGATTAAAATTAGCTTGAAGAAAGGAACAACTTCCATTCTTAAGACTAAGGTTGTTGTTAAAAAGTTTAAAAGTGTTACATCCATGGATGTAGATCCTAAAGCTGAGTTAGTGGCTCTAGCAGGTAGTGATAACTCAATTGCTATAATAAAGTTAAAGGACTTTTCTATTGGAACTTACTTTAAACAAATTCACACATTTGCGGTGACACGAGTTGCCTTCTCACCTGACAGTAAGCTACTTGTGAGTGTTTCTGCAGCTAACACTGTTCACGTTGTGCAATTCCCCGATGACTACGCTACAAATTCCTCTATGTTTGAGAAGCTGTGCAAGCTTTTCTTGAACTTCATGTTGATCGTCGTTCTGGCAGTTTTAGCACAGTTATGTTACAAGCACGGCTTATATTTAAAAAGCTATCGATTTTTACAAAAGAGACTGTTGGGTAAGGACAATGATCCAGATGCGTCATTTTTTAATGATATATTCCAGCCGAGAACAACCTTAGTTGGTGATGTTGTATCTGAGGTTACTGATACTAAATTGGTTGACACAGAAGGCACCACAGCGAACACAGAAAATTGGTTAAGTAGTTTGGATAAAGATACAACAATTACTTCCAGCTCAACGGAGGAATTTCACCTCACCGATGTTGATGCTTTTGACAGCGGTAACATACAGAATTCACATGATGAAGGGCAAAGTTTTGATACCATCTCGAAATTATCAGACGAACGGGATTGGTCAAGCCCTGGCAATAGACCTTCCATGGAATACCAAACCGATTTAGAAAACTTAGACAATTGGGAGACCCCTATTGTCACTGAGCTCGAGTCAGATTGGGCGCTAGATTTAGGATCAAATTTAACTACAATTTCAGAAGAAGCTTTTAGCGAGTTTGTTGATGCTAGAGATTATGTACCTGAGGTAATTAATGCATCAGGTATATTAACCTCTACCTTTAGTTCTGATGCATGGGATATAAAATCCACTGATGAGTTAGATGGATATACTTCTGAGCTGAGCACTACTGCTTTAATGGTTGTGGTAGATGATACTATTGAAAAGCGCACATCATCTGAAGATTCCAGGAGATCAACTACTGGTAATCCTGCTGTAGGTGCTAACGATCAGGCAGTTCCAGTCTCACTTCCTCCAGCAGAGACATTTGCAAATACAAAAAAAGATCTACTTACTGACAATGCTATTTCCGAATTGTTGTTGAAGGGGACCGAAGAATCTACCGACATAGCTAGTGAAACTTTGGAACTCGCAGCTAAAGTATTTGATGGAAAGTCGAAGATTGATGAAAGTGAGACTCCTTCAAGAGTTACGAGAGAAGTTACCATATTTCAAAGAACGCCCTCAAATATGATTGAAGAACACACGACTACTGAGTCTTTGAATCTTGAATCCCCTATTGTCTCACTAAAGACATCCAGCTTTAGCTCTGTagatgatgaaattgatgaatATTTGCTTGAAATTTCTGATGATGCTCCTGCTTCTCCGTCATCTGTATCTGATTCAGACAACGACCTCCATTCTGATGCTGCAGAAGTTAACCAAGTCTTGGTTTCAATACCCAGCGTTTCTATTAATTCTAACACCGAATATCCGGATGATACTGCTTCTACGGCGTTGGTTGAAGAATTACTAGAGGATATTTTTCCAGAACCTACAGCTGGAAATTCAATAAAGGATGATGATGCGAGTGATAAACTTAGCATAGATGTAGTTACTGTTACAAGTTTTGCGGATAATTTGGAAACTTCTGAAGCACTAGATACTAATAAATGCCCAACCAAGGACTCAAGCAAGCTGGTTTTACCTGATATTGAAGAGGACGAAGAAATATTGCATACCGTAAAGCACTCTGAAAATACACCAGACAAGCAAAATGAGGTGGAAACAAATGAAATGATAATTGATGATGTAAGGGGCGAACTGGAGTTTTGGGATGAAGTTAATGAAGACGAGACTTATTTGATAACTGAAGATAAGCTCAATGAGGAGGAAAGTTCGGATGATACAATTGATCGTTATTCAACAAAAACTGATTTTATTGCAGAATTTAAAAATGCTGAAGTTCTATCAACCCCTAAGATTACATCACAATGCGAGATTACAACAGAAATATCGGATAATGAAGTTAAAACTCATCTTGAGGTAGTTACCGTACGAGaaatcattaaagaaaCAGTTTTTGTTACTAAAGCATAGCCCGATTCCAATGATACTCTTCTGACAGCAATTAGTTAATTAATTATTGTTACAGGGCAAGCATAAACTGTTGCTCAATAGTTGCATATATATAACTGTAAGCTTgcatatatatataactc
This window contains:
- the ZNG1 gene encoding GTP-dependent zinc transferase (Syntenic homolog of Ashbya gossypii AAR044W; Syntenic homolog of Saccharomyces cerevisiae YNR029C), which gives rise to MALKNFNYNEEDDGVLPPLVTGEEDNLAKILSNLKTDGGVNIVSEEKIKLANKQVDGDDNIDRRIPVTIITGYLGSGKSTLLENIVLKGSDMRIAVILNEFGDSSLIEKSMTIRNRGESYEEWLDLGNGCLCCSLKDVGVKAIEAMVKRAPNSIDYILLETSGIADPVPIAKMFWQDEGLNSNIYIDGIVTVIDSENILSCIDDIAPDAHWHGENVLLEDNITIAHLQIAMADVLILNKIDRVKGPEDAAIKAIEERINGINAAAPIHRAEFGNLELEKILNLHAFGASSVVESHPTFHDPRIHTITLTCRRLRDMNEQLKVEDFLQSLLWKDHGRDTQFKIKRDFEVHRTKALLIVGEEYKVLQGVRDTYDIFPGTEVPGVSCCRFVLIGKYLDQEYFQDLLNTSII
- the CPR4 gene encoding peptidylprolyl isomerase family protein CPR4 (Syntenic homolog of Ashbya gossypii AAR045C; Syntenic homolog of Saccharomyces cerevisiae YCR069W (CPR4) and YNR028W (CPR8)), with protein sequence MYLLWLLSMFLLSQRCFGEVLGGYAEHYEPNPPVTHKVIMVLQYTENDVVKDHEIVIDLYGTVVPLTIENFSRLAMGVKAQVQGRDPNDVITVSYRDTFIHYIAKDLYIQGGKVLPNIGPFSIHGSRFADENFDLKHDRPGRVSMANNGPDSNGSEFFILTASSAPQLDNKNVVFGQVVSGLDVLINKIQYVPVDDKMRPKSEVKILYSYTEPMALGDRDGLHQQYLQRLQDYRNGDIKKGIIMKGESSSLRNTGVGNSSQRNYLLMALLGCGLFIGLKKWRQLFPKYSSKVVSVRT
- the ATG15 gene encoding triglyceride lipase ATG15 (Syntenic homolog of Ashbya gossypii AAR046C; Syntenic homolog of Saccharomyces cerevisiae YCR068W (ATG15)) → MKRNINANRKTRLKATFWNGVLLVVLLIGGYITKNAYNAYISGQIGKIHPSFSYSNEFRLANIYHHGAGKHSNVHMVLDINDDIRKLASDHYQLNAASAEEPENDLWSSYADFQDTNPFNYSFKLKTTTAPVTRTSNRDPNFISSFLDYSLTNPEMAAKVEFEWEDEDVLAPDVTDRTTVMSLALMSSNAYVKLPQTGNWRNLTGWNITDEKGAPEYGWEEDGIRGHVFVNQNESVVVFAIKGTSSQILPGSGNDETSVNDKLNDNLLFSCCCARVTYLWTTVCDCYMKAYTCNEKCLENELRRRDYYYYAVMEMYKDIVMSYPNATIWLTGHSLGGALGSLLGRTFGLPAVTFQSPGEQLATKRLHLPQRPGIPSYKEAIWHFGHTADPIFMGTCNGASSACSIGGYAMETGCHTGKVCVYDVVADKGWHVSIMNHRIHTVIDNVILEYDTVPSCVDPGKCEDCYNWDFVRDEETASPKLSPSPEVTTTGYTGASPTKRCVGRNWIGICTSYEPVLSKI
- the BUD17 gene encoding putative pyridoxal kinase BUD17 (Syntenic homolog of Ashbya gossypii AAR047C; Syntenic homolog of Saccharomyces cerevisiae YNR027W (BUD17)) is translated as MGKKVLSIQSHVVYGYVGNKAATFPLQYRGWDVDALNTVEYSNHPGHGSYTGSKTKADDISDIILNGLLPLDLDYTAVLLGYLPDAEGHARILEIIRRICTVYRDIILVVDPVLGDNGKLYVPHKTIGFYKQLLTDTTVALVTPNQFELFLLTDVLVTTKEHLKKAIDVFNERYPRVKRLVVTSLRLEETADQLLVLCTDFQSSHYFAVPLIRASFSGCGDLITALLLDAVTEFPGDLSTAVSRALTLIHGVLQASYEYTLRETATEDRNKPLIITDLRLIQSRNQLRDHPAPQFACFRINYP
- a CDS encoding WD40 repeat domain-containing protein (Syntenic homolog of Ashbya gossypii AAR048W; Syntenic homolog of Saccharomyces cerevisiae YNR026C (SEC12) and YCR067C (SED4)), yielding MKLASTLFNIGYPVYGARFLNNNTLLVAGGGGEGNNGIPNKLTALQINFKRKKIVKRFRELTLHENDDSPTTLDVAQDVILMGCNENSAKIKSGEPNHHLRKFVYENEHLKFVGAIDLNRSDNPEDYTKLLYMSQDGSVAAIASSVVPTIIRIVNPTNLRETYEVETGNDVKDLHFSSDGKVLAYITSSTLEVISIVTGNFIVRKTDFDSNLSLSKIRFVRDNTILIAASLKNGNGVVLIKISLKKGTTSILKTKVVVKKFKSVTSMDVDPKAELVALAGSDNSIAIIKLKDFSIGTYFKQIHTFAVTRVAFSPDSKLLVSVSAANTVHVVQFPDDYATNSSMFEKLCKLFLNFMLIVVLAVLAQLCYKHGLYLKSYRFLQKRLLGKDNDPDASFFNDIFQPRTTLVGDVVSEVTDTKLVDTEGTTANTENWLSSLDKDTTITSSSTEEFHLTDVDAFDSGNIQNSHDEGQSFDTISKLSDERDWSSPGNRPSMEYQTDLENLDNWETPIVTELESDWALDLGSNLTTISEEAFSEFVDARDYVPEVINASGILTSTFSSDAWDIKSTDELDGYTSELSTTALMVVVDDTIEKRTSSEDSRRSTTGNPAVGANDQAVPVSLPPAETFANTKKDLLTDNAISELLLKGTEESTDIASETLELAAKVFDGKSKIDESETPSRVTREVTIFQRTPSNMIEEHTTTESLNLESPIVSLKTSSFSSVDDEIDEYLLEISDDAPASPSSVSDSDNDLHSDAAEVNQVLVSIPSVSINSNTEYPDDTASTALVEELLEDIFPEPTAGNSIKDDDASDKLSIDVVTVTSFADNLETSEALDTNKCPTKDSSKLVLPDIEEDEEILHTVKHSENTPDKQNEVETNEMIIDDVRGELEFWDEVNEDETYLITEDKLNEEESSDDTIDRYSTKTDFIAEFKNAEVLSTPKITSQCEITTEISDNEVKTHLEVVTVREIIKETVFVTKA